agccTAGACCTATCTTCAGGTTGGCCCGTTCAAACTTGTTGACCCATTTTAttatctaaaaattaataaatattaaaacttattttatattagtatttatatatttttataattaaattaaaaaataacaagtcTACTGAACTTGACAAGCTGCTGGATCTATTCACATGTCCACTAATTCCTTATAAGAAATAAAGATTGCTTTTTGGAGAAGTACATATTATTATTCACAGTCTTTGGCTAAGGGcaagttcttcattgcttttgaaaagtgttgtgtaaaagtgcttttgagaagtacttttgagaagtgcttttgaaaattttgagtgtTTGATATTGTTGtcaaaaaatgtttttgaagaataaaatgttcattttatacattatattataaagtaacaaatatgtatttaaataatgttcaaattagttaatattatgatattttagcaaaaatataaaaaataatttattataacttattgttaatattttaatatataatattaattttaaatatttttaagtaattaatattaattatttattaaatttaattagaatatataaatgatatttaaatatttaaatataataattaaatattatattccAATAGATGAAAGCAAAGAACCAGATATGAAAGCAAAGTGCTTTTTGGATAATATTTCAATAGATTAGTTATCCACAGGAACAAAGATGGTTATGGTCAATCTCTAGAAGAAAATGTAAAAGAACTAGCGTGTGTGTTGGCTAAAAAGGTAAAAGACCagcccaaaagcactttttggctgaaaaagttaaaaaattttgcaTTTTCATCTGTCCAAAAACactttaaataagttaaaaatttacTACCACCGAAGTTTGTTCTTTATTACTTTTCACCCAAAAGCACTTTTATATGTAAAAGTACTTTCCAAACGCCCAAAATAACACATCCGAACAAAGATGGTTATGGTCAATCTTCAGGAGAAAATGTAAAAGAACCAGCGTGTGTGTTGGCTAAAAAGGTAAAAGACCagcccaaaagcactttttggctgaaaaagttaaaaaattttgcgTTTTCATCTGCCCAAAAGcactttaaaaaagttaaaaatttattaCCACCGAAGTTTGTTCTTTATTACTCTTCACCCAAAAGCacttttatatgtaaaaatactTTTCAAACGCCCAAAATAACAAAAGAACTCAGCCTAAGTTAGTGTAACTATTAATTAGGTGTCAGTTacgttataaaattataaaaaaaattattaagtaatAGATGTTATTACgaggatatttattttttttatatttttatattaaatcttaaaaaacACTCAGATTTAAACTTAAGATAATATTGTTTTTTAGCAtctcaattttaccattttaactaaTACATCCTTTGTTTTTAGAGTGAATTATATTAGTAGTCACTcaactataatttttttctttttctgtcacataattatgaaaagttacaaaatagtcacccaactattcgattttgtcttttttggtcacctaactatCTTAAATTTttgagtgtttttatttttatgttagtcAATTAATGATCAAAagaataaaattgaatagttacgTGATCATTTTGtacttttcataattaactaactaaaaaagaaaaagaaaaacataattcaATGATCTCTACTATAGTTAACCTttgtttttaatatcatttttctATAAATATAGTTGTTACATAAATATAAGTTAGAATTCtatcatatttatataaaataattaaaacccaatataACCAAGATTAAGGAAGGTTTAATCGTAAACATTTTACTACTTTACCTATTAAATATTCATGTTACTTTTGGTATTATGacatatttcttctttaaaaGTTTCGCatccattatttttttaaattcatatccatttcattttattagttaaaaacgAAACATAAAACTAAAATCTAATAATATCCTTCCACAAGCATATGCTTGTAACAACGGTGAAATGCTTTGAGATTCTCTGGTTTCAAATTAGTTAAGTGATTCGCACATCTATAATGTTAGATCTCTTAAGACTCAATCGAATACATTTTTTTTACCAATATTTTTGAAGTTCgtaattatatttcttaataatttaattttagacttatttgtttcattttgaaaaaaataataatttttgaattttctttaattttaatgattttcctgtaaaatattttcatttattagttATTCAAAAACTCTGTAATAATATGTAAAGGATTGGTTGGTTTGTTTTTCTTAACTCCATATTTTCGATATTCAagtattaaaatattcaaattcgattcacaaattaaacataaataactCAGGAGCATAGGTATAGCCATTCCAAAACTCTGAGCAAACTCAGTAGATTTCAAACACAATGTAAATTCAAAACTGTAAGGCATCTCATTCCAAGTTAAAAtggttaaaaaaaaattctatgaaTTGCTGTTTACAAGAGTTTTATTTGTAAACTTTGTATAATCTACACTCTAAATTTTGCTAACAAAGAAATATAGGGATCTATGGTGAAGTATGAGCTTGAACATTTGCTAGAAGCCGGGTGAGTTTGCTCAGAGTTTCACGAGCGGATACTGTATCCGGATGATCCTCACCACTGATCGAGTTCCGAATAAAAATGGCTTTCCGGATTAGGTCATCTCCTATGTCGAATTGTCCCCCTCTTAGCATTAACTTCGCCCTGGTTTCTAGCACGGTGGCTCTCGTTAATGCCAGTTCCTGCCAAAGACATGGATTCAATTGCGCGTTCGTTCTGATAGGCCCCCAACAAAGTGATTTGTCCAACCATTTCTCGACTGGGGTAACAAATGCCTGGTCTGCAGCCTCCAAAGCATCGGTGCATAGTCGGAGGAGTTCCAGAGCAGCACTGCACCGGGAGAATACCATGAATGTCCGAATTGCAAGAGGCAAAATCACTTCTTTGACAATGTACAATAATTCCGACACCCTGAGCTCAACAACTGTTGGATCATTTCCAAATCCGAATAGCAAGAAACAAACTGCCCATATATGTTCTGAGTGGTGGGATAATGACGCATGACTGACTACAGCTTGAACCATGGCATGTGAAACTCCAGTAACTCCTCTCCTCCGAGCGTACATCCTGATGACTTCGTTGAAATGGATATAATCTTCCTTGGTACTACTTCTTGCTAAATTAAATCTTAGCAACATGGAAGATGCTTCAGACTCAAATCTTTTGGAGTAACACGAAGAAAAACCACAAGTCAAGGAACGTAATAGTTTTCTCCAAAACCTGGTTCCTTTATGTTTCTCAGGTATCTTGTGAGCAGCTAGTGCTAACAGGGAAACCGGAATCGCAGCAGGTGCAAACCAACCACTCACCTGAACCATTCTCGTTGCTAAGCTCCTTGGTCCATCCGCATGATCAAATATCGAAAAACATACCTCGAAGAGTTGCAGGAGGAATATGTTTTTCCTCAATGAATGAGCTTCCCTACCACTCCATGAGAAGTCTCTCGAGGGCAGCCGGTTGATGGTATCCAGTAGCCGGCTCGGATTTATAGGTAGCTCGGATAAGATTGCGCCTACAATCGCTAGGCCCAAAGTTAGCCTTCCGACTTTCTCCTCAATGACTCTGAGAACATCGATCTCTGCAATAGGGTAGTCTTTTACACTTCCCTGCATTAATGACATCGCCTCTACTCCAGACAAGTACGAGAGTTTTAAAGGTTCTAAATTCATCACACGGGGAAGGCGAGTTGATATTAGAATGTGAGTCTCTCCGCCAAAACGAGGAAGAAGATCCATTACAAACTTTTGATCCCACCAATCCTTTTCACTCTCCAAATTATCAATCACCACCAGAAAAGGTATGTTTCTCATTAGCTCTTTTCGGACTCGAGAAATGGCCGCCTCCTCTTGCTCCTCGAAGCTTTTCATTCGCCTTTTGTCTATGCCGTTTTCAACCCTGACATCTACGTCCAAAAAGGACCAGAGATTTAGATAATTCTGCCTAATGTACCTGCTTTCCCCACCTATCCATAGAACCATCTTATACCTCTGGTGATATCTGTAGGCAAACTCGAGAAGAAGCTCAGTCTTCCCTATTCCGGAGTCCCCCGTTACACAGGCAATACCCTTTCCATATATGAATTTCGCTGGTCTCTTTCTTCGTGAATTCCGTCCACTGCTTCTTGGTCTTTGATAGCGCTGCCTTTCGGTGCTTTGCATCTCGATCTCCTTTTCCGACTCCTTCCAAATGACTGGTTCTTTACCCTTCCGGCTACCATTCTCCCAATTGCATTCCCTACGTCTTTCCTCCAATGATTTGCTCTTACTCCACCCGATTGTCAAATGCTTTCTCTTTGATCTAGCCTTAAGTTCGAAATAATCTCTTTCAGATTCTCCGGAAATGTCACCAAAAAGTATAAATTCTAGCTCAGACAATTCTTTCTTCCTGCCGATGAAGTTTTCATTTCGAGGAAACGGGAATTCCTCTTTGTCTACCTTTTCTCTCCACTTCGTTAACCGATCTACAACACTTCGTCTTCCTAACCGCATTGCCAAATATGTTACAGCTCGTAATATGCAGTCTCTCCAACAACCCTCCAGAGCTTCCAGCTTCCATGCATCGGCTCGAACAAGGCCATTAACAGCTTCCTTCCACTCCTTCTCCAATCCTCCATACGAAATCCATAACTCACCCCCATGTTTTTCCCATAGCTCTCCCCTCTTCTCAACTATATCCCGGACAAGACAATCACCCATATTCAAATCAAAATAGATCGGAACCAAGTTTTTCTTGCTCGAAAAAAATCTAAGCTCCTCGATAGTATATGGATTCCTGAATGACTTCTTTGTTAGAATCAAAACACCAAAGGAAGAAGCATCCATTGCCCTTTCTATACGTCCATGCTTACGCGAGTTCCTAAAACGAGCTCTATCGGATACAAAGCAACTCATCCCTTGAACTTCCAATTCAGCACGGAGCCAATTCGTGAACCTCAGGAAGGAAGGTTTCCGACCATGTAACCCAATGTAAACGTCGTAACTACTTTGCTGATAAGACGATAATGATATCGGAACAGGGGAAAACATCATATCATGGCTTCTTATATGCCTTCTATGTTTCTCTATAATACCAGAAAAACAATTGTCATGCAAATGGCCATAAGTGCATGACGAGTGGTCGAATTTCGGGAAATCACTTGAAACACAAGCAGCCGGCATTAATGACTCGTCCGAAACAGCAAATCCAACATTTGCAAGGCATTCAGGATCTGGAATTCCAGAGCTCGAACTTGAAGGATCAGCACTTAAATTAGTACTATCACATTGAACATCAAACCGTGCTGATTCAGACAACTGACAGGTCGATGATCTCGGAGAAAAGAACGGTGACTGATTTGCAGAAAAGAATGCCGACGAAGATGATGACATAGTTCTAGACGTCGTCGTCGGTAGCGACCCCAACCGGCCGCTACCTTCTCCGAGATCCATATTTAAGACACTTTCTCTCTCGAGCCAGATCCCATAAGTGCAATCAATGTATGAGAAGCCAATCTGAAACAGAAAGGGATTGAAATTAAACAATAAGTAAACATGAAAACACCAAAGAAAGACATGTATTTTTTTTGTCAGAAACCAAATCCATACCAGCGATGTTTTAGTTTAACAAACATCAATGTCATTATAGTAAACAAAAAACTAACAATTACAGACACCAAATTCATACATTTTCAAAGCAAAACTcagaaataaatatttcaaatcttTGAAACACAAATAATATGAATCAGACTAACAAAAATGGCTTTAAAGAACGCTAAATTGAAGCATAGATTTATTCAAAGACTCGTCATTTTTCTTGATACATTAGAACATACTCATATCCGATGCTCACAACCAACATAGTtcgaaaaatcaaaaaaaatgaaaagaaaaacatGAAAGTAATGAGTAGAGTTTAAGCTCTAGAACATTACAGATCTAAAGAAGCAATTTTCAGATCTGAGGAACTTACTTGGCTTCAAACAATGTCTGCCGAATCGATCAGAAACAAATTTAGCTTCGCAAAACTGCAAAACAAAGCAAATAATTagccaaaaaatatataaaaaaagatgtATTTTTTATGGCAAAATTGATAACATTTTCGAGTTCGACAATGAAATAGACAAAGTTCTATCAAAGCTAAATCGAAGCAAAGGAATTAGTTTAACCATTAAAACTTAGATTTGATAAAAACCCATTCTCAGAAACAGATTAAACAAAGCAAAGATTTTGAACAATGTTGCCAAGAATCAAAGATTACCTTACTAAAAAGTTGAAACAGAAAGAACCCAAGATTTGGTAATGGCATCCGAAAACCAAAAGCCTCAACTTGTCCTAAAAACACACACACTTGTTTTGCTTGTTTCTCTGTCCTTTTTTCTTGTCTTTTTAAAGAACACAATGTCTATAGAAACAAGATTTTCTCTTTCTATGTCTTTGTCTATAGTATTTTTGGGGCtaacaaagaagaagaaacagCGTTGAAGAGGGGGGGGGGGATGGGACCCAAAAAGATGACCTGACGAGGTATGGGTTGATAGACTCCACTTCACTGCATTCttctttataaaagaaaaaagttttttttttttttggctggAAAGACAAAATCCACTGTGTTTTACGGCTTCTGGATTCACATTTGAACATGGACATGGTATGGGGTTTTGTTTTTGTCCACTGTTGTCCTGTGGGTAAAAATGCAGTAATTTAAACTGGATATGATTATAagatatacataaaaaattaacaaaagtatttttatattttttaattaaaattttataacaaataataggTTTAATCTCATAAaatgaattgtaaaattttagaaagatgtaatttcttttttacaacaaaagattaaaatattaaataaaatcaaaaaagaaaCTGAGTATCCAATGCCGGTGGTATTGTTAGCTTTCAGATGTTCTTTGGTTTTAAGGTTACCAGTAGGGAACCAAACATAGTACTTTGGTTTTGGAAACCCAACAAAAGTGTTTTTCGTTTTACTCTTTTTGAGATgatttttattcataatttacaATGCAAAAGTTAACATTGTGATACTCGCCCTTTAATAATTGACATCTTTCAGTCAATCATTATCTCTTTAtcaagttgatttttttaaatatattattggATAATTTGCAGAAAATTTCACAAACCATTCCATAACTACGGTCTCCTTATTATAATTATAAGGGGGTAAATTCGTAGTTTTGGTCTCTTTATTATAATAACATTCTAGATTTGATTTTGGTACTTTAATTAAACATATGATATTAGttaatctaaataattaacattctcaattattttaattaatttttttatgtcataTGTAAATTATAGTATAATTTGACATATGACATATGATATTGGTTTCTTTAGTCATTATAATATAATGGTTGCAGCTTCCATCCTTTTACTATGCTCACATTTGGGATTTggtcattatattttaatttgatattatttgatcaTTTACTTTTATAATGACATTAGTTAGCTCAAATAATTAGAATCCTTAACTATATCGATAAAAATGGCTATGTGAATTTCTCTTGAAATCACATTTCTAACgcaatatatatatgcataaagtTGGAATgggtatttttaagaaaaaaaaaatcaaactcaacattttaagCAAAATAATTAAGGGTATCaattattttaactaactaatgaTATTAGGTAGAggaaccaaaaatcaaaattatatcaaattaaagaatAGATATTGAATTCTAAATTGAAACACTGTAAACATACCATaactattatttgatttaaatcgATTTATCTCTAACACAATTATTTATCGTttgatttttttctataaaaaggTTAATTTAATTGTAGAAATATTAGGGATAAAAAATATGTTTGAGTGGAattcattaatattttattattgatattaaataGTTTGGGTAGACGCCATTATTACtacaaaattttatgaaaaacatTTAAAAGGATTTCCCCAGGGGGAAATTATACAAATTTAATATAAGTAGAGGGTTGTGTGTGAGAATTTATAGAGGAAAAAGGAATGACATCACATGACaatgataaagaaaaaaaaggggaatTTAACAGAACACCACACTAATCTTTATTCTGCAAATAGTTACCAAACTCTACCCAATCTTCTTTTATGgtcataaaaaaattactttcacATTGAATGCAACTtggtaaaagagaaaaaaataaattatttttgtgatgtaatttcttataaattacaattaaattattattacatttaataatttcatttttatagtATCTGAATTTTGCAAtgtgttatattattttaaaataatcagTAATTTGTAAAATAGATTTGGTGTTCAAAGTGTTTATTTTTAACCTCTTTGGTCTCCTAATACAaagaaccaaaaataaataaattgatggataaatttttattttggtcacttaattaaaagagttataatttgatcattaaactattttaaagttttcattcaagtcattgaactatttaaatgtctttttatttaataagtcattgagttgttaagctttttcttttttaagtttcgCTAACAAGTTTCAAGTAATGATTCGATGATTGGTATGGTAGATCAGTACCAATCGACAAGTAGAAAAATATATCTTAACTCCAAGTTAATCTAATAATAAATGTTAGAGATTAGGAAAAAAAAGATTTCATTCCAATTGCAGCTTTTTTTCAATTGCAGCTTAATTCTAGACAAAAGATTTCATTTATAAAACtagaaaaactttttttaaaaattaacttttttaaacaataaatgttaatttcattccaatttgatcttatttgattcttttttaatagtaaaagaactaaattgacccatttaataataaaaagactaatttgatCAAATCCCTGAAATAGAAAAACTTATTAGATACATTCACCCTAATCAAACTCATCTAGAGAGTTTTCATGTATCACTACTATATTTAAACATTCGTGTTATGTCATGCAtcaattcagttttttttttaaaaaaaactctgaaaatcaacttttaaaagtaataaatatttttataaaattgaatatttttataattttttaaaataagataacttaaaaaatatttaaggataaaacctaaaatttacaaatatcCCCGCACTTCATTTATGAacaaattttgatttatatatttttatataaaaattcactTACACTATGatgttttttaatttctattaatacattaattaaaaaaatatcatatatttcatttttatttttgaatatcaactaaaaatgtgaataaaataattatcctCATATATATTGTTTTGGAGGCAAAACAAGTTTGGAGCGTTGAAttacaatattttcaaagataaGTGGGGCATTGAAAAGATAAAACTGTCAACATTATAAGTGTTTGATcaatcaacatcatatatatatttattaagatTTGTCTACCTTTAGG
The genomic region above belongs to Gossypium hirsutum isolate 1008001.06 chromosome D05, Gossypium_hirsutum_v2.1, whole genome shotgun sequence and contains:
- the LOC107904154 gene encoding uncharacterized protein; its protein translation is MDLGEGSGRLGSLPTTTSRTMSSSSSAFFSANQSPFFSPRSSTCQLSESARFDVQCDSTNLSADPSSSSSGIPDPECLANVGFAVSDESLMPAACVSSDFPKFDHSSCTYGHLHDNCFSGIIEKHRRHIRSHDMMFSPVPISLSSYQQSSYDVYIGLHGRKPSFLRFTNWLRAELEVQGMSCFVSDRARFRNSRKHGRIERAMDASSFGVLILTKKSFRNPYTIEELRFFSSKKNLVPIYFDLNMGDCLVRDIVEKRGELWEKHGGELWISYGGLEKEWKEAVNGLVRADAWKLEALEGCWRDCILRAVTYLAMRLGRRSVVDRLTKWREKVDKEEFPFPRNENFIGRKKELSELEFILFGDISGESERDYFELKARSKRKHLTIGWSKSKSLEERRRECNWENGSRKGKEPVIWKESEKEIEMQSTERQRYQRPRSSGRNSRRKRPAKFIYGKGIACVTGDSGIGKTELLLEFAYRYHQRYKMVLWIGGESRYIRQNYLNLWSFLDVDVRVENGIDKRRMKSFEEQEEAAISRVRKELMRNIPFLVVIDNLESEKDWWDQKFVMDLLPRFGGETHILISTRLPRVMNLEPLKLSYLSGVEAMSLMQGSVKDYPIAEIDVLRVIEEKVGRLTLGLAIVGAILSELPINPSRLLDTINRLPSRDFSWSGREAHSLRKNIFLLQLFEVCFSIFDHADGPRSLATRMVQVSGWFAPAAIPVSLLALAAHKIPEKHKGTRFWRKLLRSLTCGFSSCYSKRFESEASSMLLRFNLARSSTKEDYIHFNEVIRMYARRRGVTGVSHAMVQAVVSHASLSHHSEHIWAVCFLLFGFGNDPTVVELRVSELLYIVKEVILPLAIRTFMVFSRCSAALELLRLCTDALEAADQAFVTPVEKWLDKSLCWGPIRTNAQLNPCLWQELALTRATVLETRAKLMLRGGQFDIGDDLIRKAIFIRNSISGEDHPDTVSARETLSKLTRLLANVQAHTSP